In Canis lupus familiaris isolate Mischka breed German Shepherd chromosome 9, alternate assembly UU_Cfam_GSD_1.0, whole genome shotgun sequence, a single window of DNA contains:
- the TMEM100 gene encoding transmembrane protein 100 — protein sequence MTEEPIKEILGTPKSSKPLTMEKSPTSEVVVTTVPLVSEIQLTAATGGAELSCYRCIIPFAVVVLIAGIVVTAVAYSFNSHGSIISILGLVLLSSGLFLLASSALCWKVRQRSKKAKRRESQTALVANQRSLFA from the coding sequence ATGACTGAAGAGCCCATAAAGGAGATCCTGGGAACCCCAAAGTCTTCCAAGCCACTGACAATGGAGAAGAGCCCCACCAGCGAAGTGGTGGTCACCACAGTCCCCTTGGTCAGTGAGATTCAGTTGACGGCTGCTACAGGGGGTGCTGAGCTCTCCTGTTACCGCTGCATCATCCCCTTCGCCGTGGTGGTCCTCATCGCTGGGATAGTAGTCACTGCTGTGGCTTACAGCTTCAATTCCCACGGCTCCATCATCTCCATCTTGGGTCTGGTCCTCCTGTCTTCTGGACTGTTTCTGTTAGCTTCCAGTGCCCTGTGCTGGAAGGTGAGGCAGAGGAGCAAGAAAGCCAAGAGACGGGAGAGTCAGACGGCTCTTGTGGCAAATCAGAGAAGCTTGTTTGCTTAA